The following coding sequences are from one Tissierella sp. window:
- a CDS encoding S41 family peptidase, translating to MRRKRKRQLIIISLVLLIGISSLMLLKKGKEAIIVEQSQVEAVEALTLEDKLHDFEYIYSFVENNYPLLKVNERVNGVNWLGEKENFIKAIESTDSDEMFMDELGKILEKLNDADNNVVEMHFYKNYYAGTVNKEGDKISPWSDVITQENTMKRYRFDESQLKLVTNSNQHVEKTSKSSYFSQDIIVPNEVAYLKIHSMDPDNLEEDGHLIREFFKEVKDYKKLIIDVRATSYWVGDTDDYWIKNIVEPLTNKEISVDNYILGRGGYGKTFHEYKGMKFSPIEELANGEISAELQADFDYYSIANRTISPVEAVGFTGEIYVLINNKTLVLAENFAAFCKDSGFATLVGETTSGINWPFDTVIFSLPKSGILVNMRNLIGLNKDGSIREEVNIRPDIEVTAAIGSTYERDSAIQYIINN from the coding sequence ATGAGAAGAAAAAGAAAAAGGCAGTTAATTATTATTTCATTAGTTTTACTGATAGGTATTAGTTCACTTATGCTTTTGAAAAAGGGAAAAGAAGCAATTATAGTGGAGCAAAGTCAAGTAGAAGCTGTAGAAGCCTTAACATTGGAAGACAAATTGCATGACTTTGAGTACATATATAGCTTTGTAGAAAATAACTACCCTTTATTAAAAGTAAATGAAAGAGTTAATGGTGTTAACTGGTTAGGAGAAAAAGAAAATTTTATCAAGGCAATAGAAAGCACAGATTCAGATGAAATGTTTATGGATGAATTAGGAAAAATTCTAGAAAAATTAAATGATGCAGATAATAATGTGGTAGAAATGCATTTCTATAAAAATTATTATGCAGGAACTGTAAATAAAGAAGGAGATAAAATATCGCCTTGGAGTGATGTGATTACTCAAGAAAATACAATGAAACGCTATAGATTTGATGAATCTCAATTGAAATTAGTTACTAATTCTAACCAACATGTAGAAAAGACTTCAAAATCATCCTACTTTAGTCAAGATATAATTGTGCCCAATGAAGTGGCATATTTAAAAATACATAGCATGGATCCAGATAATTTAGAAGAAGATGGCCATCTAATCAGAGAATTTTTTAAGGAAGTTAAAGATTACAAAAAACTAATTATTGATGTTAGAGCAACAAGCTACTGGGTTGGAGATACGGATGATTATTGGATAAAAAATATAGTTGAACCACTGACAAATAAGGAGATATCAGTAGATAATTATATACTAGGTAGGGGAGGATATGGGAAAACATTTCATGAATACAAGGGGATGAAATTCTCTCCAATAGAAGAACTAGCTAATGGAGAAATAAGTGCTGAATTACAGGCAGATTTCGACTATTACAGTATTGCTAATAGGACAATTAGCCCCGTAGAAGCAGTAGGATTTACAGGTGAAATATATGTACTGATAAACAATAAAACATTGGTTTTAGCAGAAAATTTTGCTGCATTCTGTAAAGATAGTGGATTCGCAACTTTAGTTGGTGAAACTACATCAGGCATAAATTGGCCTTTTGACACTGTAATATTCTCCTTACCAAAGAGTGGAATATTAGTTAATATGAGAAATTTAATTGGTCTAAACAAGGATGGAAGCATAAGAGAAGAGGTCAATATTAGACCAGATATAGAAGTGACTGCTGCAATTGGGTCAACCTATGAAAGAGATTCTGCTATACAATATATAATTAATAATTAA